Proteins encoded together in one Labrus bergylta chromosome 20, fLabBer1.1, whole genome shotgun sequence window:
- the flt1 gene encoding vascular endothelial growth factor receptor 1 isoform X1 codes for MMHFILICLLCGLYGTLAKNEEQKGKYSVPILDVKTRPLILDVNQTLQLGCRGRRELSWAFPAGLARDQVQVKDSRCGRTGQQYCSSVTVSRSQALHTGLFRCRYQHRTRKQTSVYIYVTDSQQPFVDHPAMSPDVLYMKEKQPLIIPCRVTHPNITTTLVKFPNHSLSPDQRNIIWNSKQGFTIRTPTFYYIGLFYCETITNRVTHKSRIYFVHRPVSNIMEVYLNSSGPVQALKGERLVLNCTATGELNTRVNITWDYPGKNNNTGSTSKRLLKHRTHMLFYNILTIPKLQRSDRGLYTCRVSSGDKTKQQKVTVTVHDHPFIRLKPRHGSVMEVQAGQKSYKITPKLRAFPAPEVIWLKDGMVAAEQCSRYHMDGISLVIRDVAEEDAGKYTVLVRIQEHGLYQNLTLTLVVNVSPQIGEKAVSAQDPGSVPRGSRQALHCTSHGVPPPHIQWLWHPCPSKGLCVCPTSSSLWSHVSERVSATSTGNHILSVTHRQEVLQGKKKTVGVLTLAEAFVSGVYRCVASNSAGTDQLDVHFYVTDVPGGFSVNQREEPREGGDLHLTCAANKYLYTALSWQHMNSTEESQSWSPAPSTQQFTSGQFSNTLELLISNLTARNSGAYRCSAHHVITRQETHLDTKVGVTILEPPVLLDNLTDCTVNVSSSVILRCPSEGIPAPTITWYKDEHALSQGSGIIISPEDGSLHIDRITMEDQGLYTCQATNERGFAESSAYIWVNAPSEASFLEIPSLTCTCVVATIFWLLLTLFIRRLRQPNSSNNKYLSIILNTGEGPIEEQCERLQYDPNQWEFPRERLKLGKPLGRGAFGKVMQASAFGMDNATSCSTVAVKMLKEGATASEHKALMTELKILNHIGHHLNVVNLLGACTKPGGPLMVIVEYCCYGNLSAFLKSKREVFVSQMEDGGKNGGPGCSTCMSDSQNNIRDERDETENHQDPKSSSNCPLFLEDLISFSFQVARGMEFLASRKCIHRDLAARNILLSDNKVVKICDFGLARDIYKDPDYVRKGDARLPLKWMSPESIFDKVFTTQSDVWSFGILLWEIFSLGASPYPGLHIDEEFCHRLKAGTRMRAPEYSTPEIYSTMLACWEASPSDRPTFTDLVETLGDLLQARVQQVGKDYIPLGSLTTGDNGRSMTVKENPLAVTNLSYMRGMATLQIFEELPFEEPESPDDEQSDSGMVLPSEELKHLTWNNSPKNRKLSRFLSFPKCRENQVPFLCNGIKGLRDNEPSILPCDWESDEGGSPPPDYNSAFLYPSL; via the exons ACAGCCAGCAGCCATTTGTGGACCATCCGGCTATGAGCCCAGATGTGTTGTACATGAAGGAGAAGCAGCCGTTGATCATCCCCTGCCGGGTCACCCACCCTAACATCACCACCACACTGGTCAAG TTTCCCAACCACAGCCTGAGTCCAGACCAGAGGAACATCATCTGGAACAGCAAGCAAGGCTTCACCATCCGAACTCCCACCTTCTATTACATCGGCCTCTTCTACTGCGAGACAATCACTAACCGCGTCACACACAAGTCACGGATATACTTTGTACACAGACCAG TGAGTAACATCATGGAGGTGTATCTAAACAGCAGTGGACCCGTTCAGGCCCTGAAGGGCGAGAGACTTGTCTTAAACTGCACGGCCACTGGGGAGTTGAACACCAGAGTCAACATCACCTGGGACTACCCTGGAAAG AATAACAACACTGGCTCCACTTCAAAGAGGCTCCTAAAGCACAGAACACACATGTTGTTCTACAATATTCTGACCATCCCAAAACTCCAGCGTTCAGATCGAGGGCTGTACACGTGTCGCGTCAGCAGCGGGgacaaaaccaaacaacagaAAGTCACAGTCACTGTCCATG ACCATCCATTTATTCGCCTGAAGCCCCGACATGGATCTGTGATGGAGGTGCAGGCGGGACAGAAATCATACAAAATCACCCCCAAACTACGAGCGTTCCCTGCCCCTGAGGTCATCTG GTTGAAGGATGGCATGGTGGCAGCAGAGCAGTGCTCCAGATACCACATGGACGGGATTTCCCTGGTGATCCGGGATGTAGCAGAGGAGGATGCTGGGAAGTACACCGTCCTGGTACGAATTCAGGAACACGGGCTGTACCAGAatctcacactcacacttgtGGTCAATG TGAGTCCTCAAATAGGTGAGAAAGCGGTGTCTGCCCAGGACCCAGGCTCGGTGCCGCGGGGGAGCAGACAAGCCCTTCACTGCACGTCCCACGGggtccctcctcctcatatCCAGTGGCTCTGGCATCCCTGCCCGTCCAAAGGCCT gtgtgtgtgtccaaCATCTTCCTCGCTATGGAGCCATGTGTCAGAGAGAGTCTCCGCCACATCCACAGGGAACCACATCCTGAGTgttacacacagacaggaagttcTTCAGGGAAAGAAAAAG ACGGTGGGGGTCCTGACTTTGGCCGAGGCCTTTGTGTCTGGAGTGTATCGCTGTGTTGCTTCCAACTCTGCAGGCACAGACCAGCTAGACGTCCACTTCTATGTCACAG ATGTCCCAGGAGGCTTCAGTGTGAACCAGAGGGAGGAGcctcgagagggtggagacctCCATCTCACCTGTGCCGCTAATAAGTATCTGTACACAGCGTTGTCATGGCAGCACATGAACAGTACAGAGGAATCCCAATCGTGGAGCCCTGCTCCGAGCACTCAGCAGTTCACATCGGGGCAGTTCTCCAACACTCTGGAGCTGTTGATAAGCAACCTGACAGCCAGAAACTCTGGAGCCTACAGATGCTCCGCCCACCACGTCATCACCAGGCAGGAGACACACCTTGATACAAAGGTTGGGGTCACAA TTTTGGAGCCTCCAGTGCTGCTTGATAATTTGACGGATTGCACTGTCAATGTCAGCAGCTCAGTGATACTGAGATGTCCCTCTGAAGGCATCCCAGCCCCCACTATCACATGGTACAAGGATGAACATGCTCTGTCTCAGGgatcag GTATCATCATATCACCAGAAGATGGAAGCCTCCACATCGATCGGATCACAATGGAGGACCAGGGCCTGTATACGTGCCAGGCCACCAATGAGAGGGGGTTTGCAGAGAGCTCTGCCTATATATGGGTTAATG ctcccTCAGAAGCCTCATTTCTTGAAATACCCTCACTCACCTGTACCTGTGTTGTGGCCACTATCTTCTGGCTTTTGCTCACACTCTTCATCCGCAGACTGAGACAG CCCAACAGCTCAAACAACAAGTACCTGTCAATCATTCTGAACACAGGAGAGGGACCAATAGAAGAGCAGTGTGAGAGGCTGCAATATGACCCCAACCAATGGGAGTTCCCTCGGGAGCGGCTCAAATTAG GGAAACCTTTGGGCAGGGGGGCCTTTGGTAAGGTGATGCAGGCATCTGCGTTTGGTATGGACAACGCCACCAGCTGCAGCACAGTGGCTGTAAAGATGCTCAAAG agggagccaCAGCCAGCGAACACAAAGCACTCATGACAGAGCTAAAGATCCTCAACCACATCGGGCATCATCTAAATGTAGTCAACCTACTGGGAGCTTGCACCAAgccaggag GACCGCTGATGGTCATTGTCGAGTACTGCTGCTATGGAAATCTCTCTGCCTTCCTCAAGAGCAAGAGAGAAGTGTTTGTGAGCCAAATG GAGGATGGAGGAAAGAATGGAGGTCCAGGTTGTAGCACCTGCATGTCGGACAGCCAAAATAATATTAGAGATGAAAGAGACGAGACAGAGAATCACCAAG ATCCAAAATCTTCCTCTAACTGTCCTTTATTCCTGGAGGATCTCATCTCCTTCAGCTTCCAGGTGGCGCGAGGAATGGAGTTTCTGGCCTCTCGCAAG TGTATTCACAGAGACCTAGCAGCCAGGAACATTTTGCTTTCTGACAATAAAGTGGTGAAAATCTGTGACTTCGGCCTGGCCAGAGACATCTACAAAGACCCCGACTACGTCCGCAAGGGAGAT GCTCGTCTACCTCTGAAATGGATGTCTCCAGAGTCCATCTTTGACAAAGTGTTCACCACGCAGAGCGATGTGTGGTCCTTCGGCATTCTGCTGTGGGAGATCTTCTCTTTAG GAGCTTCTCCGTACCCTGGTCTCCACATTGATGAAGAGTTCTGCCATAGGCTGAAGGCGGGGACAAGAATGAGAGCCCCTGAATACAGCACACCTGAAAT TTATAGCACGATGTTAGCGTGCTGGGAGGCGAGTCCCTCAGATAGGCCTACCTTCACTGACCTAGTGGAAACCCTGGGAGATTTGCTGCAAGCAAGGGTCCAGCAG GTCGGGAAGGATTATATTCCTTTGGGATCGCTCACAACGGGAGATAACGGTCGCAGTATGACTGTCAAAGAAAACCCCCTCGCAGTCACAAATCTGAG CTACATGAGGGGAATGGCCACACTTCAGATTTTTGAGGAGCTGCCCTTTGAGGAGCCAGAGAGCCCTGat GATGAGCAGAGTGACAGCGGCATGGTCCTACCGTCTGAGGAGCTCAAGCATCTGACATGGAATAACAGTCCTAAGAACAGGAAACTCAGCAG ATTTCTTTCCTTTCCTAAGTGCCGGGAGAACCAGGTGCCCTTCCTGTGCAATGGCATCAAAGGTCTCCGGGACAACGAGCCGTCCATCTTGCCATGTGACTGGGAGTCTGACGAGGGCGGCTCCCCTCCTCCGGACTACAACTCTGCTTTTCTCTACCCCTCCCTGTAG